Proteins co-encoded in one Candidatus Thiodictyon syntrophicum genomic window:
- a CDS encoding GvpL/GvpF family gas vesicle protein — MRAIYAFCFAPASLQIDQAAALGLGDCGWEEPVYIGAAAGLKAVLSDCPAERFAGAQAEERLADLKWLLPRVEAHDLVITRAMSATTVFPLPFGTLFSSVGALALEAARRRHTLLDFFARMPGREEWAVKALLDRDQATAARLREGFADAADTIVGGRGYLEQQRRKVEAQRAIGPWLSAVIADLDPQLRRCSEAVMTRPARDPAVANWACLVAPGGAAALHAAIERAQAPYLEDGLQLHCSGPWPLYSFCGAP, encoded by the coding sequence ATGCGCGCGATTTACGCGTTCTGTTTCGCGCCGGCCTCACTTCAGATCGATCAGGCGGCCGCTTTGGGGCTCGGCGACTGTGGTTGGGAGGAGCCGGTCTACATCGGCGCCGCGGCAGGGCTGAAGGCGGTCTTGAGTGACTGCCCCGCGGAGCGCTTCGCGGGCGCGCAGGCGGAGGAGCGCCTGGCCGACCTCAAGTGGCTGCTGCCGCGGGTCGAGGCCCACGATCTGGTCATCACGCGCGCGATGTCCGCCACCACGGTCTTCCCCCTCCCCTTCGGCACCCTGTTCTCCTCCGTCGGGGCCCTGGCCCTGGAGGCCGCCCGTCGCCGCCACACCCTGCTCGACTTCTTCGCCCGCATGCCGGGGCGCGAAGAATGGGCGGTCAAGGCCCTGCTGGACCGCGACCAGGCCACGGCGGCGCGCCTGCGCGAAGGCTTTGCGGACGCCGCGGACACCATCGTCGGCGGTCGCGGCTATCTTGAGCAGCAACGGCGCAAGGTGGAGGCGCAGCGTGCCATCGGCCCCTGGCTCAGCGCGGTGATCGCGGACCTGGACCCGCAGTTGCGCCGCTGCAGCGAGGCCGTTATGACCCGCCCCGCACGCGACCCGGCGGTCGCCAACTGGGCCTGCCTGGTGGCCCCCGGCGGTGCCGCGGCCCTGCACGCGGCGATCGAGCGCGCCCAAGCCCCCTATCTGGAGGACGGGCTGCAACTGCACTGCTCCGGACCCTGGCCGCTCTACAGCTTTTGTGGGGCACCATGA
- a CDS encoding sigma-54-dependent transcriptional regulator, whose translation MNGEMSESSDVILVVDDDESMRRILQLVLQRAGFRVITAQDAGEGLCLARTCGPRLAILDYRLPDMTGLDLLRRLKVASPHLPVILLTGFADLAGAVVAIKEGAFDYLSKPFDNQGLLNKVREALACRQQAPMIPSATLGLRARMGTSPAITRTIEDVERVAPTNFAVSLFGETGAGKEVVARAIHDLSPRASHPFVAVDCGTIPDTLIENELFGHERGAFTGAERQQPGKFEAAHGGTLLLDEIGNLAWSAQARLLRVLQERVIYRVGGTKPVPVDVRLISASNQDLTEAVSKGTFREDLLYRLCDYRVAVPPLRARAQDILHIAAQFLAEANRELGKQVGSFTEEAAAALLAYHWPGNVRQLRSIVRRAVLIANFTIDTHHLALPDAGPERTPTAADNVVYQTGLSLKEIVRTRMADVERQVLFEALQRSRGNKAAVARMLQVDYKTVHTKLKTYGLSA comes from the coding sequence ATGAACGGGGAAATGAGCGAGTCGTCAGACGTTATCCTGGTCGTGGATGATGACGAGAGTATGCGCCGCATCCTCCAACTGGTACTGCAGCGCGCCGGCTTTCGGGTCATCACCGCGCAGGACGCCGGCGAGGGTCTGTGTCTGGCCCGCACCTGCGGTCCGCGCCTGGCCATCCTGGACTATCGGCTGCCGGACATGACGGGGCTGGATCTCCTGCGCCGACTCAAGGTCGCGAGCCCCCACCTGCCGGTTATCCTGTTGACCGGCTTCGCGGATCTGGCCGGGGCGGTGGTCGCCATCAAAGAAGGCGCCTTTGATTATCTCTCCAAGCCCTTCGACAACCAAGGCTTGCTGAACAAGGTGCGCGAGGCCTTGGCGTGCCGTCAGCAGGCCCCCATGATCCCGAGCGCCACGCTCGGATTGCGCGCCCGGATGGGGACCAGCCCGGCGATCACGCGCACGATCGAGGACGTGGAACGGGTGGCGCCGACGAATTTCGCCGTGAGCCTGTTCGGTGAGACCGGCGCGGGCAAGGAGGTGGTGGCCCGCGCCATTCATGATCTCAGCCCCCGCGCCAGTCATCCCTTCGTCGCCGTGGATTGCGGCACCATCCCTGACACCTTGATCGAAAACGAATTGTTCGGCCATGAGCGCGGCGCCTTCACCGGCGCGGAGCGGCAACAGCCGGGCAAGTTCGAGGCCGCCCATGGCGGGACCCTGTTGCTCGACGAGATCGGCAACCTGGCCTGGTCCGCGCAGGCGCGACTGTTGCGTGTACTCCAGGAGCGGGTCATTTACCGCGTCGGCGGAACCAAGCCGGTCCCGGTGGACGTGCGGCTGATCTCGGCCAGCAACCAGGACCTGACTGAGGCGGTCAGCAAGGGGACCTTCCGCGAGGACCTGCTCTACCGCCTGTGCGACTACCGCGTGGCGGTCCCGCCCCTGCGCGCCCGCGCCCAGGATATCCTGCACATCGCCGCGCAGTTCCTCGCCGAGGCCAATCGGGAACTGGGCAAGCAGGTCGGCAGTTTCACCGAGGAGGCCGCGGCGGCCCTGCTCGCCTACCACTGGCCGGGGAATGTGCGCCAGTTGCGCAGCATCGTCCGCCGGGCGGTGCTGATCGCAAACTTCACGATCGATACCCACCACCTGGCACTGCCGGACGCCGGGCCCGAGCGCACGCCGACGGCGGCCGACAACGTGGTTTACCAAACGGGTCTGTCGCTGAAGGAGATTGTGCGCACGCGCATGGCGGACGTGGAGCGCCAGGTGTTGTTCGAGGCCCTGCAGCGCTCGCGCGGGAACAAGGCGGCGGTTGCGCGTATGCTCCAAGTGGACTATAAGACGGTCCATACGAAGCTCAAGACCTACGGATTGAGCGCCTAA
- a CDS encoding pyridoxal phosphate-dependent aminotransferase, translating to MQPVLKSAKLANVCYDIRGPVMARAYQMEEEGHHIIKLNIGNPAVFGFEAPDEIVRDVIHNLPNAAGYIESKGLFAARKAIMHYTQEKQIAAVQVGDIYIGNGVSELIVMTMGALLDSGDEVLVPAPDYPLWTAAVSLAGGTPCHYLCDEGAGWLPDLNDIRAKITSSTRAIVIINPNNPTGALYPVDLLREIVEIARTHQLIVYADEIYDKVLYDGATHTSIASLAEDVLFVTFNGLSKNYRACGYRAGWAIVSGEKRQARDYIEGLDILASMRLCANVPAQYAIQTALGGYQSIDDLVAPHGRLCKQRDLAHELLTAIPGVTCHKPQAALYLFPRLDPKVYPIINDQQFILDLLLEAKVLLVQGSGFNWPHPDHLRVVFLPNTDDLGDAIGRIGRFLEGYRKRHGG from the coding sequence ATGCAGCCCGTCCTCAAGTCCGCCAAACTGGCCAATGTCTGCTACGACATCCGCGGCCCGGTGATGGCCCGCGCCTACCAGATGGAGGAGGAAGGCCACCACATCATCAAGCTCAACATCGGCAATCCGGCCGTCTTCGGCTTCGAGGCGCCGGACGAGATCGTGCGCGACGTCATCCACAACCTGCCCAACGCCGCCGGCTATATCGAGTCCAAGGGGCTCTTCGCCGCCCGCAAGGCGATCATGCACTACACCCAGGAGAAGCAGATCGCGGCGGTCCAGGTGGGGGACATCTACATCGGCAACGGGGTCTCGGAACTGATCGTGATGACCATGGGGGCCTTGCTCGACAGCGGCGACGAGGTGCTGGTGCCGGCGCCCGACTATCCACTGTGGACCGCCGCCGTGTCGCTCGCGGGCGGTACCCCCTGTCACTATCTCTGCGACGAGGGGGCGGGCTGGCTGCCGGATCTGAACGACATCCGCGCCAAGATCACCTCGTCGACGCGCGCCATCGTCATCATCAACCCCAACAATCCCACCGGCGCGCTCTACCCGGTGGACCTGCTGCGGGAGATCGTGGAGATCGCCCGCACCCATCAGTTGATCGTCTATGCCGACGAGATCTACGACAAGGTGCTCTACGACGGCGCCACCCATACCTCCATCGCGTCGCTCGCCGAGGACGTGCTGTTCGTGACCTTCAACGGCCTGTCCAAGAACTACCGTGCCTGCGGCTACCGCGCCGGTTGGGCGATCGTGTCCGGGGAGAAGCGCCAGGCCCGCGACTACATCGAGGGGCTGGACATCCTCGCCTCCATGCGCCTGTGCGCCAATGTCCCGGCCCAATACGCCATCCAGACGGCGCTCGGCGGTTATCAGAGCATCGACGACCTGGTCGCCCCCCACGGGCGCCTGTGCAAGCAGCGCGACCTGGCCCACGAACTGCTGACCGCCATCCCCGGTGTGACCTGCCACAAGCCCCAGGCGGCCCTGTACCTGTTCCCCCGGCTGGACCCCAAGGTCTACCCCATCATCAACGACCAGCAATTTATCCTGGACCTGCTGTTGGAGGCCAAGGTGCTGTTGGTGCAGGGCAGCGGCTTCAACTGGCCGCACCCGGACCACCTGCGCGTCGTCTTCCTGCCCAATACCGACGACCTGGGCGATGCCATAGGACGGATCGGGCGCTTCCTCGAGGGTTACCGCAAGCGCCACGGCGGCTGA
- a CDS encoding DUF29 domain-containing protein has translation MSDISELYRSDYSAWAQRNAALLRAGDFAALDIAHLLEELDDMGKSEQRELENRLTMLLAHLLKWEYQLPTLSARWREFDGRSWRATIIAQRDRLAKRLSKSPGLQASLPATLAEAYDDAARLASKETQLPRATFPATCPYSIAQILDDGFYPGPEASP, from the coding sequence ATGAGCGACATCAGCGAACTTTACCGCAGCGATTATTCCGCATGGGCGCAGCGCAATGCCGCGCTGCTGCGTGCCGGTGACTTCGCGGCACTGGATATCGCGCACCTGTTGGAAGAACTCGACGACATGGGAAAGAGCGAGCAGCGGGAGCTGGAAAATCGCCTGACGATGCTGCTCGCCCATTTGCTGAAATGGGAATATCAGTTGCCGACCCTCTCCGCCCGCTGGCGGGAATTCGACGGGCGCAGTTGGCGTGCGACCATCATCGCGCAGCGTGACCGCCTCGCCAAGCGGCTGAGCAAGTCCCCGGGCCTGCAGGCCAGCCTTCCGGCCACGCTTGCCGAGGCCTATGACGATGCCGCCCGGTTGGCGAGCAAAGAGACGCAACTGCCGCGCGCGACCTTTCCCGCCACATGCCCCTACAGCATTGCGCAGATCCTGGACGACGGGTTTTATCCCGGTCCTGAGGCATCGCCGTGA
- the hisG gene encoding ATP phosphoribosyltransferase, with translation MTKLKLGIPKGSLEEATLALFKQAGWTIAPRSRNYYPEVDDPELACALVRAQEMAPYVASGTLDLGLTGLDWILETEAQVAEVCTLTYSKSSNQPSRWVLLVREESPVRSLADLDGCKVATELVGFTRRYFAEHGVRATVEFSWGATEAKVVEGLVDAAVEITETGSTIRAHGLRIVEDLLFTETRLIANPAAMADPAKRAKIDQIAMMLQAALAARHKVALKLNCRAAQIDAIVALLPSLHAPTVSHLYDREWLAVETIVDTASVRVLIPRLRAAGAEGILEYELRKML, from the coding sequence ATGACAAAACTCAAACTCGGTATCCCCAAGGGCAGCCTGGAGGAGGCGACCCTGGCCCTCTTCAAGCAGGCGGGCTGGACCATCGCCCCGCGCTCGCGCAACTACTATCCGGAGGTCGACGACCCGGAACTGGCCTGCGCCCTGGTGCGCGCCCAGGAGATGGCCCCCTATGTGGCCAGCGGTACCCTGGACCTGGGGCTGACCGGGCTCGACTGGATCCTGGAGACCGAGGCCCAGGTGGCGGAGGTCTGTACCCTCACCTATTCAAAGAGTTCCAATCAGCCCAGCCGCTGGGTACTCCTGGTGCGGGAGGAGTCGCCGGTGCGCTCGCTGGCGGATCTGGACGGCTGCAAGGTGGCCACTGAGCTGGTGGGCTTCACCCGCCGCTATTTCGCTGAGCACGGGGTGCGCGCCACGGTGGAGTTCAGTTGGGGGGCGACCGAGGCCAAGGTGGTCGAGGGCCTGGTGGACGCGGCGGTGGAGATCACCGAGACCGGCAGCACCATCCGCGCCCACGGGCTGCGGATCGTGGAGGACCTGCTGTTCACCGAGACCCGCCTGATCGCCAACCCGGCGGCCATGGCCGACCCCGCCAAGCGGGCCAAGATCGACCAGATCGCCATGATGCTCCAGGCCGCGCTGGCGGCGCGCCACAAGGTGGCGCTCAAGCTCAACTGCCGCGCCGCCCAGATCGACGCGATCGTGGCCCTGCTGCCGAGCCTGCACGCCCCCACGGTAAGCCACCTCTATGACCGCGAATGGCTGGCGGTGGAGACCATCGTCGATACCGCGTCCGTGCGGGTGCTGATCCCGCGCCTGCGCGCCGCCGGGGCCGAGGGCATTCTGGAATACGAACTGCGCAAGATGCTCTAG
- a CDS encoding type II toxin-antitoxin system prevent-host-death family antitoxin, protein MLTVTATELQRHFGRYRGSALREPVAITADGRENLVLLSAEEYRRLKRRDQEALSVESLSDAELTAITQARVPESYAHLDSELD, encoded by the coding sequence ATGTTGACCGTAACTGCGACTGAGCTGCAACGGCATTTCGGGCGTTATCGGGGCAGTGCCCTGCGGGAGCCGGTGGCGATCACCGCGGACGGCCGAGAGAACCTGGTCCTGCTTTCCGCGGAAGAATACCGACGGCTAAAGCGCCGGGATCAAGAGGCATTGTCGGTGGAGTCGCTGAGCGACGCCGAGCTGACGGCGATTACCCAGGCCCGAGTACCGGAATCCTACGCGCACCTCGACAGCGAACTGGACTGA
- a CDS encoding type II toxin-antitoxin system PemK/MazF family toxin, whose protein sequence is MPLPEPHPGLVIGYRYLWDAEAQAGHEEGRKNRPCIVVLTVMQAQGGPVVTVAPITHAAPRDPDCAVEVPLSTKRRLGLDAERSWVLVSEVNRFVWPGPDLVPISRAAPGRYDYGVLPPRLFAQVVERLVTVARSRKAKTDVRTD, encoded by the coding sequence GTGCCCCTGCCCGAGCCCCATCCGGGACTGGTCATCGGCTACCGCTACCTGTGGGACGCCGAGGCGCAGGCGGGACATGAAGAGGGTCGTAAGAATCGTCCCTGCATTGTCGTCCTCACGGTGATGCAAGCGCAGGGTGGGCCGGTCGTCACGGTCGCGCCCATTACCCATGCGGCGCCCCGGGACCCGGATTGCGCGGTCGAGGTCCCTCTGTCGACCAAACGGCGGTTGGGACTCGACGCGGAACGCTCCTGGGTCTTGGTGTCAGAGGTCAATCGATTCGTCTGGCCCGGTCCCGACCTGGTGCCGATCTCGCGTGCCGCGCCCGGGCGGTACGACTACGGTGTCCTACCGCCGCGCCTGTTCGCCCAGGTTGTCGAGCGGCTTGTCACCGTCGCGCGATCACGGAAGGCGAAAACGGACGTTCGCACCGACTGA
- a CDS encoding DUF433 domain-containing protein — MYQDHLLQRITTRPDVFGGKPIIRDLRISVELVLSLLAQGESYASILDDYPGLDQADINACLAYAHAVVAHDRIDRIAVAG, encoded by the coding sequence ATGTATCAAGACCATCTGTTGCAACGCATCACCACCCGCCCCGATGTATTTGGCGGCAAGCCGATCATCCGCGACCTGCGCATTTCGGTCGAGTTGGTCTTGAGCCTCTTGGCACAAGGGGAGTCCTATGCGTCGATCCTCGACGACTACCCAGGACTGGACCAGGCCGACATCAATGCCTGTCTCGCCTATGCCCATGCGGTCGTTGCCCATGACCGCATCGATCGCATCGCGGTTGCCGGGTGA
- a CDS encoding DUF5615 family PIN-like protein has product MKFLVDRCAGHRLAQWLRGQGHDVREATEVSPDPGDQALLRWAVREGRVLVTIDCDFGLLVFHRDEPHAGIVRLPDVPAGQRIALMAQLIERYAADLADRAILTVGTERVRVSRTPRN; this is encoded by the coding sequence GTGAAGTTCCTGGTTGACCGTTGTGCCGGGCACCGTCTCGCGCAATGGCTGCGTGGGCAGGGCCACGACGTGCGTGAGGCGACCGAGGTCAGCCCGGACCCCGGCGACCAGGCGTTGTTGCGCTGGGCGGTCCGCGAGGGCCGCGTGCTCGTCACCATCGACTGCGACTTTGGACTCCTGGTCTTCCACCGGGACGAACCCCATGCTGGGATCGTGCGCCTGCCGGATGTCCCGGCCGGGCAGCGCATCGCCCTGATGGCGCAACTGATTGAACGCTATGCGGCCGATCTTGCCGACCGGGCCATCCTCACGGTCGGGACGGAGCGCGTGCGTGTCTCGCGGACACCGCGCAACTGA
- a CDS encoding type II toxin-antitoxin system RelE/ParE family toxin yields the protein MAELRWTDEAVRWLEDIRDYIARDDPAAARRVIAGIYEQAQILKSFPDIGYKYCDDPDGEIRILLYGHYRIAYLVRHDAAEVLGVFHGAMSIDRYLLR from the coding sequence ATGGCAGAGCTGAGATGGACCGACGAGGCGGTCAGGTGGCTTGAGGACATCCGCGATTATATCGCTCGGGACGACCCGGCAGCGGCGCGCCGCGTCATTGCGGGCATCTACGAGCAAGCACAGATCCTGAAGTCGTTCCCGGACATCGGGTACAAGTACTGTGACGACCCCGACGGAGAAATACGCATCCTGCTCTATGGGCACTACAGAATTGCCTACCTGGTCAGGCACGATGCCGCGGAAGTTCTTGGCGTCTTCCACGGCGCCATGAGCATCGACAGGTATCTGCTGCGATAG
- a CDS encoding MarR family transcriptional regulator, whose protein sequence is MNKIEISVLRPDAALRACAEVWHALETGEAVTPRLAFGSLHELFSTITKKRLDLLRQVAAHDGISIRQLVNALGRDYTNVHRDVTNLVDLGLLELGTDGGLCTLYDEIFIHDD, encoded by the coding sequence ATGAATAAAATCGAGATCAGCGTGTTGAGGCCGGATGCCGCATTGCGCGCCTGTGCCGAAGTATGGCACGCGCTCGAGACCGGGGAAGCGGTGACACCCAGACTCGCCTTCGGCAGTCTGCACGAGCTGTTCTCGACGATCACCAAGAAGCGACTCGACCTGCTGCGCCAGGTCGCGGCCCATGATGGGATCTCGATTCGGCAACTCGTCAACGCGCTGGGCCGGGACTATACGAATGTGCATAGAGATGTGACCAATCTGGTCGATCTTGGGCTGTTGGAGCTTGGCACGGACGGCGGCTTGTGCACACTGTACGATGAAATCTTTATCCATGACGATTGA
- a CDS encoding DUF2281 domain-containing protein, which translates to MTTAELVYEHLKQLPEPTLGTVLDFVEFLEQKERQSSRAGGPEVTDGPRQPGFARGQVWMAPDFDAPLEDFKDYQ; encoded by the coding sequence ATGACGACTGCAGAACTTGTCTACGAGCATCTCAAGCAACTGCCGGAGCCGACACTCGGCACCGTGTTGGACTTCGTGGAGTTCCTGGAGCAGAAGGAGCGACAATCCAGCCGCGCGGGGGGGCCTGAGGTAACCGACGGGCCACGTCAGCCCGGCTTCGCGCGGGGGCAGGTCTGGATGGCGCCGGATTTCGACGCACCGCTGGAAGACTTCAAGGACTATCAATGA
- a CDS encoding HEAT repeat domain-containing protein, which yields MASIDTLAILGDPRAAVPLVKALALHYLSEAVYAALARLDRAVVIDALILGVIDSNSFRPSARYHAAELLGTFGDIRAVEPLLSRLDVSETDEGVRAAAAKALGQLGDRRAVVPLIGLLNSGGGIAYVAAEALGELGDVSAIEPLIDALVANASELRRIAARSLQRLGEPKWIRSVKGRDDDIDHLADCGDIRVVAPLIRAAEWGNVAAGRVLAKLGDARGVGILSRIIECKIHRRSVQFEGENERRWVNQALIKGSWRDAETVINAAKALGDLGDERAVPSLIEALASTESGLVRAAAESLGKLGDPRAVSPLSRLLEDSGNCSISETAVRTLGQFAGTCAVEHLIRALTHTYRDTRRAAAEALGETKDTRSVAPLIIALGDADRDVRHAAAESLAKLHDTSAVEPLIRLLGDQYRDVRRAAAAALECLGEPVWKNFVNENAVDVTGLAHTGDARAIEALIWVLRREPEYYHDEEIKGAADILGQLGDARAVAPLISALGYLYGDARCAVANALAQLGNTSAIAPLIQSLGDADGSVRSAVAKALSRFGERHWSDFVIGDENDMSRLGECDDARAIEPLTMALQRGRHDHRRAAAEALKHIAIRSPNTLHNRWHQVATLVRKPHADGLIEVAGDWHTHRDVGIGMQFPDPPTLGNGVSRDF from the coding sequence ATGGCGTCAATTGACACCCTAGCGATACTTGGCGATCCGCGGGCAGCAGTACCGCTGGTCAAGGCACTGGCACTGCACTATCTTTCTGAGGCCGTTTATGCAGCGCTGGCGCGTCTAGATCGTGCCGTCGTGATTGATGCCCTTATTCTCGGAGTAATCGATTCGAATAGTTTTCGACCAAGTGCTCGCTACCACGCCGCCGAATTACTCGGAACTTTTGGTGACATCCGGGCTGTCGAACCACTCCTTAGTAGGCTCGATGTCTCGGAGACTGATGAGGGTGTCCGCGCTGCGGCCGCGAAAGCGCTGGGACAACTGGGAGATAGGCGCGCAGTAGTACCGCTCATCGGGCTACTGAACTCTGGTGGTGGTATAGCATACGTCGCGGCAGAAGCTTTGGGGGAGCTAGGCGATGTGAGCGCCATCGAGCCTCTGATCGATGCCTTGGTTGCGAACGCGAGCGAACTGCGACGAATTGCTGCAAGATCGCTTCAACGCTTAGGAGAACCGAAGTGGATTAGATCGGTTAAAGGACGCGATGACGATATTGACCATCTCGCGGACTGCGGCGATATACGTGTCGTCGCGCCACTCATTCGCGCTGCCGAATGGGGTAACGTCGCCGCCGGGCGGGTGCTGGCTAAACTCGGCGATGCGCGTGGCGTTGGAATTCTCAGCCGAATCATCGAATGCAAGATACATAGGAGAAGCGTTCAATTTGAAGGCGAGAACGAGCGGAGATGGGTTAATCAAGCCCTGATAAAGGGAAGTTGGAGAGACGCAGAAACAGTCATAAATGCTGCAAAGGCACTAGGAGATTTGGGAGATGAACGTGCAGTCCCGTCGCTGATCGAGGCATTGGCGAGTACCGAAAGTGGACTAGTCCGAGCTGCCGCCGAATCGCTCGGGAAACTCGGCGATCCGCGCGCGGTCAGTCCACTCTCTAGGTTGCTGGAAGATTCGGGTAACTGCTCAATCTCGGAGACAGCAGTAAGGACGCTAGGGCAATTTGCCGGTACGTGCGCCGTCGAGCATCTCATCCGGGCGTTGACGCATACCTATAGGGATACAAGGCGTGCCGCTGCCGAGGCGCTGGGGGAAACGAAAGATACGCGTAGCGTTGCGCCCCTAATCATTGCCTTAGGGGATGCCGATCGCGATGTTCGCCACGCCGCGGCCGAATCACTGGCGAAACTGCACGACACAAGTGCCGTCGAGCCGCTCATCCGGCTGCTCGGTGATCAGTATCGCGATGTTCGTCGGGCCGCCGCCGCTGCACTCGAATGTCTCGGCGAACCGGTATGGAAAAATTTTGTCAACGAGAATGCTGTCGACGTGACCGGCTTGGCCCACACGGGCGACGCCCGCGCTATAGAAGCTCTTATCTGGGTTTTGCGCCGAGAACCCGAGTATTATCATGATGAGGAGATCAAAGGAGCTGCAGATATATTGGGGCAATTGGGCGATGCCCGAGCCGTCGCTCCCCTTATCAGCGCCCTTGGATACTTGTACGGGGACGCGCGTTGCGCAGTTGCTAATGCGTTGGCGCAACTCGGTAATACCTCAGCAATTGCACCGCTTATCCAATCGCTTGGAGATGCCGACGGGTCTGTTCGTTCCGCTGTTGCTAAGGCCCTCTCGCGTTTCGGTGAGCGACATTGGAGCGACTTTGTTATAGGAGATGAAAACGACATGTCCCGTCTCGGAGAATGCGACGACGCTCGGGCCATCGAGCCTTTAACTATGGCGCTGCAACGCGGTAGGCACGATCATAGACGCGCTGCCGCCGAGGCCCTCAAGCACATCGCTATCCGATCACCAAATACACTACACAACCGCTGGCACCAGGTGGCAACCTTGGTTAGGAAGCCGCACGCGGACGGGCTAATCGAAGTTGCGGGGGATTGGCACACGCACCGCGATGTGGGTATCGGAATGCAATTTCCCGATCCTCCGACACTGGGAAATGGCGTTTCCAGGGACTTCTGA